TTTACGTCCAGGTAAAAACTCAACATTGGACTAAGAGGTGGCCATCTGCGCTCGGTTACGGCTAATTTGCTTAGGGTCCTTGCCCCGGTAAGCCACCCAGCCAAACTGGATTTCACATCCGCAAAGGAGTTTAGTTGGAATAAAAAACTGCAGGGCTTTGGGTCAGAACGCCCAGCAGGACGTCCGGCTGCATCAAACAGTCTCCGCGCCAAAAGCCCCAGTAGCAACATAACGGAGCACCCACTAGACAAGCAATCAACTTGTCATCAGAGGCTTAAAATCGGGCCAGAGCAGAACTAGTTTCATCAAAGCAGAGCCTTAACAAACACCCGTCCTCCAACTGCTCTGTATCCAAAACCGAGCTCCATCCCCCCCTAACTCTCCGCCTGTCTTACTTCTGGCAGCAGTCTAATGAGGCAGAAGGGCAGCAGAGTGCACGTGCCATCCTGCCCATTATGCACGAATTTACTGGCTTCCTCTCCCACGAGCAGCAAACcgctggaaaaacaaaagcctgCTATAGATCTGAGGGAGACGGAGCCGCTCTGCATGCGTACGTGCAACACTCCTCATGTAtgtactttcttttcttcctccctctcACTTGTCAGGGACAAGCTTTATGAgtgcagtaaaaaatattttcaccctCAAGGAAACAGGAGCTGCGACACATGTCAACCATTTTACCAAAAGCTGCCTTGACTACTTGTTTTTCTGAATCATAACTGACATGTTACGCTTTTCCAAACATATATACATTTACAAATCATCTTGTAaacataatttatcattttatgaCACATGCATTCTGTATCTAGCGTTGATACATTTGACATTATTGCTTTAAAACAGTCAATTCttagtttttatgttatttttgcaataatgtGGAATAAAAATACTGCCAACACTGTAATTTTCAGTGCTTATGCAGAATATTTTACTGGTTGGGTTAAGTGGCAGTGAGCAACAACAAGTGGGGGAGGGGCGGTGCTGCTActgttgtgaaaaaaacaactcctaAACCTTGAGAGAGTAGAAATGAAGGATTTCAAACTCAGTTTGCATCTTATAACTAGAGTTTGCTGCAATCAACCTTGTTTACCGACGTCACTGACTGCGCAAATATGAAGAACTAAAGCAGTATTTTTCTCCACCATGTGCTAAAAACGAAGCAAAATTCATTTTGTGGAGAAATAAAAGACgctattctaaaaaaaaaaaaagggacctCTTTCATTGAAACTTTTCAGGAAAAGCAAACCATGACCTTTAGTGATATAATGACCAACCACTCTCATGTTGGGGTTCAACACACCAATCCCCCTCCCCCAAACTCGACCCTGTACGTGCTCACAGGCAGGCGCGAGGTCCCCTGGGATGCAGGGGTCAGACCTGTTTACCACTGCCTGCCAGCAGTTGGCTCACAGGGATATTCTAGGATGGAGTATTGATCGCAGGAGAGTGGGAATGGTGTGAGAGGGGGCATTTGTGGAGGTCAACACATCCGAATGCCTGTCCAAGTGGGAAAACAACAGCCGGAGATGACATGTCAAGAATCTGCAATTCTTCTGATCAATTAATAGCCAAAATGTTTGcaataataaacataaagagTTGTGCAGTTAGCTTGCAAATTCCTgacatctgcagcagcagcagcagcagcagcgctgcTCTGTCATGGTGCTTGTTTACTTCCAAGCTCTCAGCCTGGTCACGTTTCACCACAGCCTTGCGTTGCATTCACACGCATCAGGGAAAAGACGGGAACACACAGTTCCGGAGCTCgcagaagcagcaggaagaaTCCAAAGAAGGTCTAAAAACGGCCCTTTTGTTTTGTGAAGTTCCAACAACATcgtgttcattttttttacaggcAAATTTTGGAAGCAAGCGCAACCGGTGTTAAGACTTCGGAGCCAATGAGAAGCTGCAGGAGTTTCCTCCTACTTATGTGGTTTGAAATCCACAGAGCTACTTTGAAGTCAGAGGAAATGCCTTCAGCCTTTTTTCACTTCACCATGTGAGAACCAGTTGTAGTAGCTGTTTAGTGTAGCATTTGTTAGtaataaaaacacttcaatTGGTATAAAGGAAAGCCTTGAGTCAATTCATTCCCTACTCATACTATACGCTCTAAAAAGTCCCTAATAAAACTGATCCCACTTTGCACCAGTTGACTCTTGAGGAAAACTAGACTAAATTAAACCCAAACAACTCATAATCATCAGTTTACCAAGATCGGCATCAATCGACCCTTGGAGGTGTCTCCAATGGTACCCAACTGTTACTAGGACAAAGAAATATCAAAAGAGTAAAGACCAGCCTCCTTACTCACCTTTGGCAGTGGTTGCAGTCTCCTTGAACCCCAAACAGACGTAAGGTGTGTTGTGTAATCCATTGATGCCCCCTTTGCAGCTGCTGGTGGGTTTAAAGCCAACCAGGTCTCCACATTTCTCCACATCCCTGTTTTCTAGTAGGTTCAAGGCAATGTAGTTCAGTCCGTTAGAGTAGCCGGTTGAGCTGTGGCGGGCCACGGGACTGCCGTACTCCTCATCGGAACCCTCACTGCTGCGGGACGAGATGTTCTCCACCGAGCTCGGCCTCTTCACTGCGTCGCCACGTGCGAATGAAGGAAAGACCGGCGTCACTGTGGCCGTGGAGGAGAAGGTTTCTGAGCTGTGGCGCCTTCGCCCTTGTGGATTGGCCCGGATGACCTTGGCAGAGCGGTCTGGGTCCACGGTTGGGGAAGTTGCTGCTCCAAGCAGGAAGACCCCAATCCGCTCAGGAACACCTTGGTCCTCAAGAGATAGCCTTCTCTCCCTGCAGCTCTGGCTGCTGGAACACAGTGTTCAAAATAGCATGAacatacacaaacattttaataactcCCTCATATATTCAGAACATAAACTTGAAGCCTTTACTATACGCTTTATCCAATTTAAACCATATTGAATTTTCCTAAACAGCTGATTTGATTTTCTTCCCCAGAAACTGAGCATTTAAGAGGTTCAAGTCTGGACTGAAATAACTTTCACATAATCATTGCATGACTTCATATCCAGTAAGTTATGATGTAATATGACCATAAATAATGCTGGAAAAGCACTACAATTCATCACATACCTTGAGTTCTGAGGAACAAGCTGTGGGGGTGAGCTAGTCATCGCAAATGTCATCTCAGTATAGTCGTTTTTCACCTCATCAACAAAGCTTCTGGAGCTTTTCTCACACTCTACATGGTACACAACATCGTCCTCTGAGCAGGGGCATGAGGACAGCTCAGGCAGGGTAGCCAGTCGCTCAACCGGAGTGTCAGCCCCCTTGGGTGAGTGCGAGCCCAGCTCCAGGTTCATGTAGTCTGACAGAGATGACCGTCCCGGGCGCCCGCCGCTGGACCCCAGAGAGGAAGACTGGCTCTCTGTGAATACGGCAGACGGTGGGGAAGATCTGTTGCAGTTGAAGTCGATGTTGATGTACTCGCCAGGGCTGCGGGGCTCTAAGGGCAGAGGATGCTCATTCATGCTGGGGAGGGTCCTCAGGGTGTCCAGAGACAGCCTGTTAGGTCTCCCCAGCCTCCCTCTGTAGGACAGGTTCTCTGCTCGATGATGCCTGACTGGGGAGGGGACTGAGGGGCTCAGCGGTGATGTTTGAACTGCACATGGCTGCATTACTGAATAATAGTCTGACTCCCCAATCTTCTGCCTTGAACTCTGTGGGCTCATCAACACATACTGGCCACTGTCTTCATTCTTGGATGACTGAAGTTTTGCAGGCAGTGTGAGGGAGCCTGTCTGGTAAGCCGGCTTAATTGACGCTGGTTCCCCAGCGAGAGGGCTTAAGTAGTAATCAGGAGGGGTCTGCAGAGGGGGTGGGTTTCCAGGTGACATGTTCATGTATTCGCCGTGTCTGTCAGGACTGTCCATGgaggatttggagccacaccaCATTCTCATGTATCCACTGTCTTCCAGAGAGCTGCTACAGGGAGAGTTGGCCTTGTAGCCATTGGTAGCTGCCTGGGGATGCACCCTGGGGTTGACAATCTGCTTTGGTGCTGAGACACACATGGGGCTCATGGGTACATAGTTATCCGTCTTGCCAGACTGAGGTGCTACACCTGGCGTCATGGGCATGTAGCCATCATCACCAAGGTTGCTACTGGAGCTCCTggatgaaccaatttttatgtCCCCATAATCCTCAGGGTAGCATACTTTGGGTGAAGCAGAGTGGGAGTTTTGCCCATGGGCCATCCTCATTAGAGTGTAGTCATCCAAGGAAGCAGAGGACAATGGAGTCACCACCTTCTGTTGGCGTGGTGTGGTGAGGGAGTGTGTTCGCTTCCTGTATGCCTTGTCACAATTCTGACCCTCGATCCCACAGCTGGACCTGCTGCCGTTAGCCCCCTCCATTAGCATGTAGCCGCAGGGGTCGCTCAGGTCACGGGATGGAGGTGTGCTGGACAGGGAGTCAGGAGTGTCACTGCGTGTCAGAGTGAGAAACTTGTGTTCACCTGGGCTGGAGCTGAAATCATCACAGAGAAGGAAGCCAGTGTCGCTGAGGGAGCCGGATATGGAGGCGCTGCAGCTGAAAGGACGTCTGGCTTTGTCAGGAGTTGAGACCCTTGTTCCTCCCCTGGGAGATGAGCTGATGGGACTGGAGGCAGCAGGAGGAGAGTTGGACATTGGCATTGAACGACTGTGATGGAGATTGCATGCAGACTCCAGTATCCTGCAGGTGCGCCCGTTGCTAAGGGTGTGGGACCTCATGAGGTGATTTCCAGAATTGGGACTGGTAGGACTCTCACCCACTGGTATGGACATGGACACTGGCCGGGTTACGCTTCCATCTCCCTCACTGGCCGTCCTTATCCGACAGGATGTGAACTTCCTCCCTGGGGATGTGGCAGCCATGCTGTCGGTTCTGGATCTCCTCACCAGCCCGGTCTGACTTGGGGGGAGGTTGTTGAGGTTGCGCCGGGTGGGCACAGAGATGGGGTTGGTGCTGGCTGACTGGCTTTTGCTCCTCGGTCTGAATTCAGAGAGCTCCTTCATCGACTTCATTGCCTCCAGGATGGTCTCATGGATGTTCTGCGCTACCACTGAGTCCTCCGCCTGCATCCAGAACTCCCCTGGCCCGGTTACTGCTGATCTGCCCACCTCTATGAAGAAGAAGCTGTCTGAGTGGCCACATCTCCTGATGTTCATGAGTTGGAGGTTGACAGCTGGTGTCTCAGAGTTCAGCTTGACGAAGCTGATGTTTCGGTTGGATAAACACAGCCTGTAGACTCCGGTGAGGTTTTTGATCTGACCCAAACCTCTGGATTTCAAGTTGACCTGCCATACCTCCTTGTAGGTAGCTGTTGCAGGGGTAAGCTGTCCGTAAGTGGTCTCCTCAAACCCCACTAAAGAGGATGTGGAAGCAGGGCTGTCAAAcactttgctctctgctattAAATCAGACAGAACGGTGTACCAGTTCTCCTGCTCCTGCTCGTTTTCTGCAGCCACAGCAAAGTATTCGTCCTTGGTGTAGAGGGCGATGAGGTGCTTGTGTTTGGCATCGGCGCGTTTGTTTACGCACAGACAGGAGTCCAAAGTTATGACGCGTTTGGCGGCGGActtatttctccatttcttcTCGCTTTCATAGTACTCCAGCCGTGCGGGACAGCGCTCCGTGGGCTCCCGGAGCACGAAAAAACGCCTGTGTCCGTGTTTCTGCTTCCTCAGGTAGCCGCACTTCTTCACGTCATTCGTCCCATTAGATAACAGGTGTCCTCCAGTCGCCGGAGGACTTGCCATTTCTCCGgaataagaggaaaaaaggctcacagtaaaaaaaaaaaaaaagaaaagaccgCAAAAGGTTACCCGTTTACTATATTCCACAGCGGACAAGAAAGCCCGCTGCGgtaaaaacagcagagcagTGCGCGTAGACCAGTGGCTGCTCTGAtgctggagaaaaacaacatgtgACGCTGCTGctctaaaaacagaataaaacacgGAGTCATGGGGGGCGGGGCGGGGCGTCCTGCAGGAGCAGCGCCatagaaaaagataaaaagaagtCGCCTTGCAGTTCTTGTCCCGTAGGAAAGGTACGTCAGCGCGTCCACCATGTTGTGAGTGTCAAGTTCTCCTTGGAAACAGGATTTTCCTTGTAAACGTCCTAATAAGAATTACATTCATAAAATTTTGATCAaccatataaaaatatatttattaattttagaatTAAATGAGCTTTTcagagcattttattttagttctacAATGACTagaacaaataattattttagttctaaaaatgaaatatgaatatgaattaatatgaatatgaatgtatatatatatatatagacacacaaaactatatatatatatatatatatatatatatatatatatatatatatatatatatatatatatatatatatatatagacacacAAAACATGACAGAATAGAATGCTTAAAATTTACTTAAGTgattttttgtcttaaatttaaggtaaaatatatcaaaccaccattattattattattattattttattattattattattattattttattattattattattattgttgttgttgttgttatagtTGTTGAGAAGTCGACACTTCTAGCTAGAAAAAATGTGAGGATTAAGGAGCTATAGGCAAATGGAACATAGTGTCCATGACAttctttttagttatttatttacttacttaaaaaataattagttaattaattaatagatttttttagttacttatttattaattaatttgtttgttatttatttatttagacatttattaattcatttattttaaaattttaaactgcCGGAAACGCCAATCACAACATGGCGGCGACGCTGGCGGGTGTCAGGGGTTTCTCGTGCGGCTTCTACTCTACAAAGTCTACACTCTGCTCACGTCC
The genomic region above belongs to Xiphophorus maculatus strain JP 163 A chromosome 24, X_maculatus-5.0-male, whole genome shotgun sequence and contains:
- the LOC102226863 gene encoding insulin receptor substrate 2-like isoform X1 — encoded protein: MASPPATGGHLLSNGTNDVKKCGYLRKQKHGHRRFFVLREPTERCPARLEYYESEKKWRNKSAAKRVITLDSCLCVNKRADAKHKHLIALYTKDEYFAVAAENEQEQENWYTVLSDLIAESKVFDSPASTSSLVGFEETTYGQLTPATATYKEVWQVNLKSRGLGQIKNLTGVYRLCLSNRNISFVKLNSETPAVNLQLMNIRRCGHSDSFFFIEVGRSAVTGPGEFWMQAEDSVVAQNIHETILEAMKSMKELSEFRPRSKSQSASTNPISVPTRRNLNNLPPSQTGLVRRSRTDSMAATSPGRKFTSCRIRTASEGDGSVTRPVSMSIPVGESPTSPNSGNHLMRSHTLSNGRTCRILESACNLHHSRSMPMSNSPPAASSPISSSPRGGTRVSTPDKARRPFSCSASISGSLSDTGFLLCDDFSSSPGEHKFLTLTRSDTPDSLSSTPPSRDLSDPCGYMLMEGANGSRSSCGIEGQNCDKAYRKRTHSLTTPRQQKVVTPLSSASLDDYTLMRMAHGQNSHSASPKVCYPEDYGDIKIGSSRSSSSNLGDDGYMPMTPGVAPQSGKTDNYVPMSPMCVSAPKQIVNPRVHPQAATNGYKANSPCSSSLEDSGYMRMWCGSKSSMDSPDRHGEYMNMSPGNPPPLQTPPDYYLSPLAGEPASIKPAYQTGSLTLPAKLQSSKNEDSGQYVLMSPQSSRQKIGESDYYSVMQPCAVQTSPLSPSVPSPVRHHRAENLSYRGRLGRPNRLSLDTLRTLPSMNEHPLPLEPRSPGEYINIDFNCNRSSPPSAVFTESQSSSLGSSGGRPGRSSLSDYMNLELGSHSPKGADTPVERLATLPELSSCPCSEDDVVYHVECEKSSRSFVDEVKNDYTEMTFAMTSSPPQLVPQNSSSQSCRERRLSLEDQGVPERIGVFLLGAATSPTVDPDRSAKVIRANPQGRRRHSSETFSSTATVTPVFPSFARGDAVKRPSSVENISSRSSEGSDEEYGSPVARHSSTGYSNGLNYIALNLLENRDVEKCGDLVGFKPTSSCKGGINGLHNTPYVCLGFKETATTAKD
- the LOC102226863 gene encoding insulin receptor substrate 2-like isoform X2, giving the protein MASPPATGGHLLSNGTNDVKKCGYLRKQKHGHRRFFVLREPTERCPARLEYYESEKKWRNKSAAKRVITLDSCLCVNKRADAKHKHLIALYTKDEYFAVAAENEQEQENWYTVLSDLIAESKVFDSPASTSSLVGFEETTYGQLTPATATYKEVWQVNLKSRGLGQIKNLTGVYRLCLSNRNISFVKLNSETPAVNLQLMNIRRCGHSDSFFFIEVGRSAVTGPGEFWMQAEDSVVAQNIHETILEAMKSMKELSEFRPRSKSQSASTNPISVPTRRNLNNLPPSQTGLVRRSRTDSMAATSPGRKFTSCRIRTASEGDGSVTRPVSMSIPVGESPTSPNSGNHLMRSHTLSNGRTCRILESACNLHHSRSMPMSNSPPAASSPISSSPRGGTRVSTPDKARRPFSCSASISGSLSDTGFLLCDDFSSSPGEHKFLTLTRSDTPDSLSSTPPSRDLSDPCGYMLMEGANGSRSSCGIEGQNCDKAYRKRTHSLTTPRQQKVVTPLSSASLDDYTLMRMAHGQNSHSASPKVCYPEDYGDIKIGSSRSSSSNLGDDGYMPMTPGVAPQSGKTDNYVPMSPMCVSAPKQIVNPRVHPQAATNGYKANSPCSSSLEDSGYMRMWCGSKSSMDSPDRHGEYMNMSPGNPPPLQTPPDYYLSPLAGEPASIKPAYQTGSLTLPAKLQSSKNEDSGQYVLMSPQSSRQKIGESDYYSVMQPCAVQTSPLSPSVPSPVRHHRAENLSYRGRLGRPNRLSLDTLRTLPSMNEHPLPLEPRSPGEYINIDFNCNRSSPPSAVFTESQSSSLGSSGGRPGRSSLSDYMNLELGSHSPKGADTPVERLATLPELSSCPCSEDDVVYHVECEKSSRSFVDEVKNDYTEMTFAMTSSPPQLVPQNSSQSCRERRLSLEDQGVPERIGVFLLGAATSPTVDPDRSAKVIRANPQGRRRHSSETFSSTATVTPVFPSFARGDAVKRPSSVENISSRSSEGSDEEYGSPVARHSSTGYSNGLNYIALNLLENRDVEKCGDLVGFKPTSSCKGGINGLHNTPYVCLGFKETATTAKD